Proteins co-encoded in one Candidatus Methanomethylicota archaeon genomic window:
- a CDS encoding amino acid ABC transporter substrate-binding protein codes for MYTSRGNMGISRLAAIIILAVVIVAAGAGLYYYFFYLPATKPRIAGVIKIGCTSSLTGKLAVEGTRQINGLILWVEWVNSRGGIKVGDKYYNVTLVYYDDQSSKDLVITLYEKLVTEDKVDFLISPYSSGLAFTASAIAEKYRKVMVVTGAASDSIFQQGYKYIVQTYTPGSLYLRSSIDLVLKKDPKAKKVAIPYEDELFSATAALGAKKYAEEKGLEVVYFDKYPSGATDLSPLLTKIKALGPDIIVGGGHFADGVLLAKQLKELGINVKLVSILVAPPEDKFYEALKETANYIMGPSQWEPDVKYSVNYGPTVEEFIKMYEARWKERPTYHSAGGFVAGLYLQAALEKAGTLESSKVREAFNTLELKTFYGFLKIDPATGLQIGHEMVLVQWIDGKKYTVWPPEAATREPVYPKPPW; via the coding sequence ATGTATACTTCTAGGGGGAATATGGGGATATCACGTTTAGCTGCCATAATTATATTGGCCGTGGTCATAGTTGCTGCGGGGGCTGGGCTTTACTATTACTTCTTCTATCTCCCTGCTACTAAGCCTAGGATTGCAGGTGTGATAAAGATTGGCTGCACATCATCTCTAACAGGGAAACTGGCTGTTGAGGGGACTCGTCAGATAAATGGCTTGATATTGTGGGTGGAGTGGGTGAATAGTCGTGGTGGGATAAAGGTTGGCGATAAATACTATAATGTAACTTTAGTGTATTATGATGATCAAAGCTCCAAGGATCTTGTTATAACCCTCTATGAAAAGCTTGTGACTGAAGATAAAGTTGATTTCCTGATTTCACCGTATTCCAGCGGCTTAGCATTCACTGCTTCAGCTATAGCTGAGAAGTATCGTAAGGTGATGGTTGTGACTGGAGCTGCCAGCGATAGCATATTTCAACAAGGCTACAAGTATATTGTTCAGACATATACGCCCGGATCTCTATATTTAAGGTCGTCAATAGATCTTGTGTTGAAGAAGGATCCTAAAGCTAAGAAGGTGGCAATCCCCTATGAGGATGAGCTATTCTCCGCTACTGCAGCTCTTGGAGCGAAGAAGTATGCTGAGGAGAAGGGATTGGAGGTTGTATACTTTGATAAGTATCCTTCTGGGGCAACGGATCTATCTCCACTGTTAACTAAGATAAAGGCGTTAGGACCGGATATAATAGTGGGTGGAGGGCATTTCGCTGATGGTGTGCTCTTAGCTAAGCAACTTAAAGAACTTGGCATTAATGTGAAGCTTGTATCCATTTTGGTGGCGCCTCCTGAAGATAAATTTTATGAAGCATTGAAGGAGACTGCAAACTATATTATGGGGCCATCCCAGTGGGAGCCTGATGTGAAGTATAGTGTAAACTATGGTCCAACAGTTGAGGAATTCATAAAGATGTATGAGGCTAGGTGGAAGGAGAGGCCAACATATCATTCAGCTGGTGGATTCGTTGCTGGCTTATACTTGCAGGCGGCATTGGAGAAGGCTGGAACTTTGGAGAGCAGTAAGGTTCGTGAAGCTTTTAATACGTTGGAGTTGAAGACATTCTATGGATTTCTAAAGATAGATCCGGCAACTGGGTTGCAGATAGGTCATGAGATGGTTTTAGTGCAATGGATAGATGGTAAGAAGTATACTGTGTGGCCTCCTGAGGCTGCAACTAGAGAGCCTGTATATCCGAAGCCACCATGGTAA